The following are encoded in a window of Athene noctua chromosome 29, bAthNoc1.hap1.1, whole genome shotgun sequence genomic DNA:
- the HAPLN2 gene encoding hyaluronan and proteoglycan link protein 2 isoform X2, producing MHQLLLLGSLWLLAASPASSILQRPTGSPAPPRLQYLLEPLHTTVHTQRGATATLPCVLRALPRNYRVKWSKVEPNNYRESIIIITNGLYHKNYGPLSPRVRLRHSHRYDASLTITDVALEDEGRYRCQLVNGLEDESVSLMLHLEGVVFPYQPSSGRYKFNYHEAKQACEQQDSRLATYQQLYKAWTEGLDWCNAGWILDGTVHYPIINSREPCGGRLLLPGVRTYGARDKQKDRFDAFCFTSALQGRVYFIRGHLNFKEAGQACRNHGAAIAKVGQLYSAWKFSQLDRCDGGWLADGSVRYPITTPRERCGGLPDPGVRSFGFPSKELRTYGTYCFVGN from the exons ATGCATCAGCTTCTCCTGCTCGGCTCTTTGTGGCTCTTGGCGGCATCCCCGGCATCGAGCATCTTGCAGCGGCCGACGGGGAGCCCAG cccccccccgcctgcaGTACCTGCTGGAGCCCCTCCACACCACGGTGCACACGCAGCGAGGTGCCACGGCCACCCTGCCCTGCGTCCTGCGGGCCCTGCCCCGCAACTACCGGGTGAAGTGGAGCAAAGTGGAACCAAACAACTACCGGGAgagcatcatcatcatcaccaacGGGCTGTACCACAAGAACTACGGGCCGCTGAGCCCGCGGGTGCGCCTGCGGCACAGCCACCGCTATGACGCCTCGCTCACCATCACCGACGTGGCTCTGGAGGACGAGGGACGCTACCGCTGCCAGCTTGTCAACGGGCTAGAGGACGAGAGTGTCTCGCTCATGCTGCACCTCGAAG GTGTTGTCTTCCCCTACCAGCCCAGCAGCGGGCGCTACAAATTCAACTACCACGAAGCCAAGCAAGCCTGCGAGCAGCAGGACTCCCGCCTCGCCACCTACCAGCAGCTCTACAAAG CTTGGACAGAGGGTCTAGACTGGTGCAACGCTGGCTGGATCCTCGACGGGACTGTCCACTACCCCATCATCAACTCGCGGGAGCCGTGCGgcggccgcctcctcctcccaggcGTTCGGACCTACGGGGCCAGGGACAAGCAGAAGGACCGATTCGATGCTTTCTGCTTCACCTCCGCTCTTCAAG GCCGGGTCTACTTCATCCGGGGCCACTTGAACTTCAAGGAGGCCGGGCAAGCGTGTCGCAACCACGGGGCTGCCATCGCCAAAGTGGGGCAGCTCTACTCCGCCTGGAAGTTTTCCCAGCTGGATCGTTGTGACGGGGGGTGGCTGGCGGACGGCAGCGTGCGATACCCCATCACCACCCCCCGCGAGCGCTGCGGGGGGCTGCCAGACCCCGGCGTCCGCAGCTTCGGCTTTCCCAGCAAGGAACTACGGACCTACGGCACCTACTGCTTCGTGGGGAATTAG
- the HAPLN2 gene encoding hyaluronan and proteoglycan link protein 2 isoform X1, with protein MAPTAAWGSRNAGKRGTILPPALRMHQLLLLGSLWLLAASPASSILQRPTGSPAPPRLQYLLEPLHTTVHTQRGATATLPCVLRALPRNYRVKWSKVEPNNYRESIIIITNGLYHKNYGPLSPRVRLRHSHRYDASLTITDVALEDEGRYRCQLVNGLEDESVSLMLHLEGVVFPYQPSSGRYKFNYHEAKQACEQQDSRLATYQQLYKAWTEGLDWCNAGWILDGTVHYPIINSREPCGGRLLLPGVRTYGARDKQKDRFDAFCFTSALQGRVYFIRGHLNFKEAGQACRNHGAAIAKVGQLYSAWKFSQLDRCDGGWLADGSVRYPITTPRERCGGLPDPGVRSFGFPSKELRTYGTYCFVGN; from the exons ATGGCACCTACTGCTGCGTGGGGAAGTAGGAATGCTGGGAAGAGAG GCACCATCCTGCCCCCAGCTCTGAGGATGCATCAGCTTCTCCTGCTCGGCTCTTTGTGGCTCTTGGCGGCATCCCCGGCATCGAGCATCTTGCAGCGGCCGACGGGGAGCCCAG cccccccccgcctgcaGTACCTGCTGGAGCCCCTCCACACCACGGTGCACACGCAGCGAGGTGCCACGGCCACCCTGCCCTGCGTCCTGCGGGCCCTGCCCCGCAACTACCGGGTGAAGTGGAGCAAAGTGGAACCAAACAACTACCGGGAgagcatcatcatcatcaccaacGGGCTGTACCACAAGAACTACGGGCCGCTGAGCCCGCGGGTGCGCCTGCGGCACAGCCACCGCTATGACGCCTCGCTCACCATCACCGACGTGGCTCTGGAGGACGAGGGACGCTACCGCTGCCAGCTTGTCAACGGGCTAGAGGACGAGAGTGTCTCGCTCATGCTGCACCTCGAAG GTGTTGTCTTCCCCTACCAGCCCAGCAGCGGGCGCTACAAATTCAACTACCACGAAGCCAAGCAAGCCTGCGAGCAGCAGGACTCCCGCCTCGCCACCTACCAGCAGCTCTACAAAG CTTGGACAGAGGGTCTAGACTGGTGCAACGCTGGCTGGATCCTCGACGGGACTGTCCACTACCCCATCATCAACTCGCGGGAGCCGTGCGgcggccgcctcctcctcccaggcGTTCGGACCTACGGGGCCAGGGACAAGCAGAAGGACCGATTCGATGCTTTCTGCTTCACCTCCGCTCTTCAAG GCCGGGTCTACTTCATCCGGGGCCACTTGAACTTCAAGGAGGCCGGGCAAGCGTGTCGCAACCACGGGGCTGCCATCGCCAAAGTGGGGCAGCTCTACTCCGCCTGGAAGTTTTCCCAGCTGGATCGTTGTGACGGGGGGTGGCTGGCGGACGGCAGCGTGCGATACCCCATCACCACCCCCCGCGAGCGCTGCGGGGGGCTGCCAGACCCCGGCGTCCGCAGCTTCGGCTTTCCCAGCAAGGAACTACGGACCTACGGCACCTACTGCTTCGTGGGGAATTAG